Proteins from a single region of Opitutales bacterium:
- a CDS encoding ADP-ribosylglycohydrolase family protein produces MSRETVEIERAPRSVEPVSRVLGAFWGMWIGDALAMPAHQYMEPTLIERDYTILNTYRLPKTPHPGSRVSRNNYTSSSDNHDIVGKQKEFWGKGGTHPHQSLQRGQNTLTLQLATVLFESLVENGGFDFDDYQQRYINFMLKPEEHGDTWVEECHRNFFELYAEGRPPESCGDEDHNMSGLVIALPILIYCAHQPKMALQHARSAVELTHKGKAMSSMVGILAETMSWIFKGENIEEIIYRKIGQQAHPSFQFPFKQWMTENEIEMIGHKLFNRSIITESLPTLTYMALKYEYDPARALMINAHLGGDSCHRGAVLGAILGARAGIEIFPPEWVFELSSFKRLDLISDTLIKRA; encoded by the coding sequence ATGAGCCGAGAAACCGTCGAAATTGAGCGCGCGCCGCGATCGGTGGAGCCCGTTTCGCGCGTTCTCGGAGCATTTTGGGGCATGTGGATCGGCGACGCACTTGCAATGCCAGCTCACCAATACATGGAGCCCACATTGATCGAGCGTGACTACACGATTCTGAACACCTATCGCCTACCCAAGACACCTCACCCCGGCTCCCGGGTATCCCGAAACAATTACACTTCATCGTCAGACAACCACGATATCGTAGGCAAGCAAAAGGAATTCTGGGGCAAAGGCGGTACTCATCCCCATCAAAGCCTTCAACGCGGCCAAAATACGCTGACACTTCAACTTGCGACCGTCCTGTTCGAATCTCTAGTCGAAAATGGTGGCTTCGATTTTGATGACTACCAGCAGCGCTATATCAACTTCATGTTGAAGCCAGAGGAACACGGCGATACGTGGGTCGAGGAGTGTCATAGAAATTTTTTTGAGCTCTATGCAGAGGGCCGACCGCCCGAGTCCTGTGGTGATGAAGATCATAATATGTCTGGCTTAGTCATCGCCTTACCCATCTTGATATACTGCGCTCACCAACCCAAAATGGCGCTTCAACATGCCCGGTCCGCAGTGGAGTTGACGCACAAAGGGAAGGCTATGTCCTCGATGGTAGGAATCCTGGCCGAAACCATGAGCTGGATCTTCAAAGGAGAGAACATTGAGGAGATCATCTACCGGAAGATCGGGCAACAAGCACACCCTTCGTTCCAGTTCCCATTCAAACAATGGATGACGGAAAATGAAATCGAGATGATCGGCCATAAGCTTTTCAATCGCTCGATTATCACAGAAAGCCTACCCACCCTGACCTACATGGCCCTCAAATATGAATACGATCCCGCGCGAGCACTGATGATTAATGCTCATCTGGGAGGCGACAGCTGTCACCGCGGTGCCGTTCTCGGTGCCATTCTCGGGGCCCGAGCCGGCATCGAAATTTTTCCACCTGAGTGGGTTTTCGAACTCTCTTCCTTCAAGCGTCTAGATCTCATCAGTGACACGCTTATCAAGCGTGCCTAA